The Campylobacter concisus genome includes a region encoding these proteins:
- a CDS encoding 50S ribosomal protein L23, whose translation MADITDIKTIIYTEKTLGLQEQGVVVIQTSPRVTKNSLKAVLQEYFGVTPVRVNSLRISGKVKRFRGRAGQRDEIKKFYVKLPEGVSLENTEA comes from the coding sequence ATGGCGGATATAACTGATATCAAAACAATTATTTATACAGAAAAAACTCTAGGCCTTCAAGAACAAGGCGTTGTTGTTATCCAAACTTCACCAAGAGTTACAAAAAACAGCTTAAAAGCGGTTTTACAAGAGTATTTTGGAGTAACGCCTGTTCGCGTAAATTCACTTAGAATTAGCGGCAAGGTTAAGCGTTTTAGAGGAAGAGCAGGCCAACGTGACGAGATAAAGAAATTCTACGTTAAGTTACCTGAAGGCGTAAGCCTAGAAAATACGGAGGCGTAA
- the rplB gene encoding 50S ribosomal protein L2 has protein sequence MAIKSYKPYTPSRRYMTGLSSEDITAKPSVRSLLVKIPASGGRNNNGRITSRHKEAGAKKLYRIIDFKRRKFGIEGKVEAIEYDPNRNCRIALIAYKDGEKRYIIRPNGLNVGDVIASIDEGSLDIKPGNAMKLRFIPVGTIVHNVELKPGKGAQIARSAGGYAQLMGKEEKYVILRMPSGEMRQVLAECMASIGVVGNEDWANITIGKAGRNRHRGIRPQTRGSAMNPVDHPHGGGEGKKNSGRHPVTPWGKPTKGAKTRRKKASDKLIISRRKGK, from the coding sequence ATGGCTATAAAATCATATAAACCATATACACCTAGTCGTAGATATATGACTGGACTAAGCTCTGAAGATATAACAGCTAAACCAAGCGTTAGAAGCTTGCTTGTTAAAATACCTGCATCTGGCGGTAGAAATAACAATGGTCGTATAACTTCAAGACATAAAGAGGCAGGTGCAAAAAAACTTTATCGTATTATCGACTTTAAACGTCGCAAATTTGGTATAGAAGGTAAAGTTGAAGCGATCGAATACGATCCAAACAGAAACTGCCGTATCGCTCTTATAGCTTATAAAGATGGCGAAAAGCGCTATATCATTAGACCAAATGGCCTAAATGTTGGCGACGTTATCGCATCTATCGATGAGGGCTCACTAGATATTAAACCAGGCAACGCTATGAAACTAAGATTTATCCCAGTTGGTACTATCGTTCATAACGTAGAGCTAAAACCTGGCAAAGGCGCTCAGATAGCTCGTTCAGCTGGCGGTTATGCTCAGCTAATGGGTAAAGAAGAGAAGTACGTTATCTTAAGAATGCCAAGTGGCGAGATGAGACAAGTACTAGCTGAGTGTATGGCAAGTATCGGTGTAGTTGGCAACGAAGACTGGGCTAACATCACTATCGGTAAAGCTGGACGTAATCGCCACCGCGGTATCCGCCCACAAACACGTGGTTCTGCTATGAACCCAGTTGATCACCCACACGGTGGTGGTGAAGGTAAGAAAAATTCAGGCCGTCACCCAGTTACTCCATGGGGTAAACCAACTAAAGGTGCTAAGACTCGCCGTAAAAAAGCTAGCGATAAGCTTATAATTTCAAGAAGGAAAGGAAAATAG
- a CDS encoding Eco57I restriction-modification methylase domain-containing protein, translating to MPIFNPKFLLTQDQDEEKLKKRYANLQMYQAKASDIKNFKEEKFQTQFLKDIFENCLGYTLDTTDPTNFNLEREKKNETDGKKADGAILINSEVRCVIELKDQTTQHLDKTPSNRELSPVDQAFRYFISHENAKYVVVSNFNELRFYIGNKTTFEKFDLFTASFEEFKKLHLLLSFESISTDLPLKLKEKFATHEREISNKFYKDFSAFRLTLFKNICKNNTSIDKNRLLSLTQKLCDRFVFILFAEDRGLLRLRTIAEIKDKFQNQVTELSFYDFYKIYFKAIDEGSERLDIKRYNGGLFATDTELDALKIDDSVLEAQFLSDYDFLSDIGVNILGHIFESSLNDLEELNAQINGNEFDAKQSKRKKDGIFYTPEFITEFIIENSLGMLCKAKKDELGLDLNELLAPKNPKKLTKAESEIKDKIYAYREWLLSLKILDPACGSGAFLNQALEFLISEHGTLDTYRKVYEGESLGLYDIESTILENNLYGVDMNADAVEIARLSLWLRTAAKGRVLTDLSKNLVAANSLLEFPFDFKFDVVIGNPPYVRQEAIKEQKPALQKYKVYSGTADLFVYFYELGITHLKESGLLGFICSNKFFRASYGENLRKFILENTQITHIIDFAGVKVFEDASVDSAVTIFRKIRAGENSKFNFLASSTINLKTQKFIKIPQSTLNETNFTFLDKSKFELKSKIEKVAKPLKDWGVNIYRGILTGLNDAFIIDSDTRDKILNNCVGEERERTQKLIRPILRGRDIKRYDYEWAGLWLICTFPALKIDIENFPSLKGYLQNFLPYIAQSGETINGKKCRKKTSNKWFETQDNIAYYEEFEKEKILCARMVQSPKFAYDTNNNIPDNTAYCITGENLKFLLAFLNSTAVYKIFNFFYAGGGLEGEIKINRLEILPIPQITPQNENLSNEIINLVDEILKANEKIKLYEKHMPTLTLDEKLEAKENIDALNDKIKASDEKIDKLVFELYELTSDEIALIAKKKGGGIDGITKIYIYILQRGENEPIRALLQSAA from the coding sequence ATGCCGATCTTTAATCCAAAATTCTTACTAACCCAAGATCAAGACGAAGAAAAGCTTAAAAAGCGTTATGCAAATTTGCAAATGTATCAGGCAAAAGCTAGCGACATTAAGAATTTCAAAGAAGAAAAATTTCAGACACAGTTTCTAAAAGATATCTTTGAAAACTGCCTTGGCTACACTTTAGATACTACCGATCCTACAAATTTCAATCTTGAGCGTGAGAAAAAGAACGAAACTGACGGCAAAAAAGCAGATGGAGCGATACTAATAAATAGCGAAGTTAGATGCGTGATCGAGCTAAAAGATCAGACTACACAGCATCTTGATAAAACTCCATCCAACCGCGAGCTTAGCCCAGTAGATCAAGCCTTTCGCTATTTTATCTCGCATGAAAATGCCAAATATGTCGTTGTTTCAAATTTTAATGAATTGCGCTTTTACATCGGCAATAAAACAACATTTGAAAAATTTGACCTTTTTACAGCAAGCTTTGAGGAGTTTAAGAAACTTCATTTACTGCTTAGCTTTGAGAGCATTAGCACAGATCTGCCACTAAAGCTAAAAGAGAAATTTGCCACTCACGAGCGCGAAATTTCAAATAAATTTTATAAAGACTTTAGCGCATTTAGACTCACTCTTTTTAAAAATATTTGCAAAAACAATACTAGCATTGATAAAAATAGGCTTTTAAGCCTAACTCAAAAACTATGTGATAGGTTTGTCTTTATACTATTTGCCGAAGACCGCGGACTACTAAGACTTCGCACGATAGCCGAGATAAAAGATAAATTTCAAAACCAAGTTACTGAGCTTAGTTTTTATGACTTTTACAAAATTTACTTTAAAGCCATTGATGAAGGTAGTGAACGTCTTGATATCAAACGCTACAATGGCGGACTTTTTGCCACAGATACTGAGCTTGATGCGCTAAAGATAGACGATAGTGTGCTTGAAGCGCAGTTTTTAAGCGACTATGACTTTTTAAGCGACATCGGTGTAAATATCCTAGGACATATCTTTGAAAGCTCACTAAACGACCTTGAAGAGCTAAATGCGCAAATAAATGGAAATGAATTTGATGCCAAACAGAGCAAACGTAAAAAAGATGGCATATTTTATACACCAGAGTTTATAACAGAATTTATAATCGAAAATTCACTTGGCATGCTTTGTAAAGCTAAAAAAGATGAGCTAGGGCTTGATCTAAATGAGCTATTAGCACCAAAAAACCCAAAAAAATTAACCAAAGCAGAAAGTGAGATCAAGGACAAAATTTACGCTTACCGCGAGTGGCTCTTATCTCTTAAGATACTTGATCCAGCTTGTGGCTCTGGTGCGTTTTTAAACCAAGCTTTAGAATTTCTCATTAGCGAACATGGCACATTAGACACTTACCGCAAAGTATATGAGGGCGAGAGCTTGGGACTTTACGATATAGAAAGCACCATTTTAGAAAATAACCTTTACGGCGTAGATATGAATGCCGATGCAGTCGAGATCGCCAGACTATCTCTTTGGCTCCGCACAGCTGCAAAAGGACGAGTTTTAACAGATCTTAGTAAAAATTTAGTAGCTGCAAACTCGCTTTTAGAATTTCCTTTTGACTTTAAATTTGATGTCGTGATCGGCAATCCTCCCTATGTCAGACAAGAGGCGATAAAAGAGCAAAAGCCAGCCCTACAAAAATATAAAGTTTATAGTGGCACGGCTGATTTGTTTGTCTATTTTTATGAGCTTGGCATTACGCATCTAAAAGAAAGTGGGCTTTTAGGTTTTATATGTTCAAATAAATTTTTCCGTGCCAGCTATGGTGAAAATTTACGTAAATTTATATTAGAAAATACGCAAATAACACACATTATTGATTTTGCTGGGGTTAAAGTTTTTGAAGATGCGAGCGTAGATAGTGCGGTTACTATTTTTAGAAAAATAAGAGCTGGTGAAAATTCAAAATTTAATTTCCTGGCTTCAAGCACCATAAATTTAAAAACGCAAAAATTTATCAAAATACCACAATCCACACTAAACGAAACAAATTTCACTTTCCTTGATAAGAGCAAATTTGAGCTAAAAAGCAAGATCGAAAAAGTTGCAAAGCCATTAAAAGATTGGGGTGTAAATATTTATCGTGGAATTTTAACTGGGCTAAACGATGCTTTCATTATTGATAGCGACACCCGTGATAAAATTTTAAATAACTGCGTCGGAGAAGAAAGAGAACGGACACAAAAGCTCATTAGACCGATCTTAAGGGGTCGAGATATAAAGCGTTATGACTATGAGTGGGCTGGGCTATGGCTCATTTGCACATTTCCAGCGTTAAAGATAGATATTGAAAATTTTCCAAGTCTTAAGGGATATTTACAAAATTTCTTGCCTTATATAGCACAAAGTGGCGAAACCATAAATGGTAAAAAATGCCGCAAAAAAACATCAAATAAATGGTTTGAGACGCAAGATAACATCGCTTATTATGAGGAATTCGAAAAAGAGAAAATTTTATGTGCCAGAATGGTGCAAAGCCCAAAATTTGCTTACGATACAAATAATAATATTCCAGACAATACTGCATATTGCATAACTGGCGAAAATTTAAAATTTTTATTAGCTTTTTTAAATTCAACAGCTGTTTATAAAATTTTCAACTTTTTCTATGCTGGAGGCGGACTTGAAGGCGAAATAAAAATAAATCGCTTAGAGATTTTACCTATTCCCCAAATCACGCCACAAAATGAAAATTTATCAAACGAGATAATAAATTTGGTCGATGAAATTTTAAAGGCCAATGAAAAGATCAAGCTTTACGAGAAGCACATGCCTACTTTAACTCTTGATGAAAAGCTAGAAGCCAAAGAAAATATCGACGCGCTAAACGACAAAATCAAGGCAAGTGACGAAAAAATAGACAAACTTGTTTTTGAGCTTTATGAACTAACAAGCGATGAGATCGCGCTTATAGCAAAAAAAAAGGGGGGGGGAATTGACGGCATAACAAAAATTTACATATACATCTTACAAAGGGGAGAAAATGAACCAATTAGAGCTTTATTACAATCAGCCGCTTAA
- the rpsJ gene encoding 30S ribosomal protein S10, producing the protein MERIRLKLKAYDHRVLDRTVAAIVEAVKRTGADVRGPVPMPTKIKRYTVLKSPHINKDSREQFEMRIHARMLDIVAATPETVDSLTKLDLAPEVNVEVRAMK; encoded by the coding sequence ATGGAAAGAATCAGGTTAAAGCTAAAAGCTTACGACCATAGAGTTCTAGACCGCACTGTTGCAGCAATCGTAGAAGCTGTCAAACGAACAGGTGCCGACGTTCGTGGCCCGGTACCAATGCCTACAAAGATCAAACGCTATACAGTCTTAAAATCTCCACACATCAACAAAGACTCACGTGAGCAGTTTGAGATGAGAATACACGCTCGTATGCTTGACATCGTAGCTGCTACTCCAGAAACTGTAGATAGCCTAACAAAACTCGACCTAGCTCCAGAAGTTAATGTCGAAGTTCGTGCGATGAAATAA
- the rpsC gene encoding 30S ribosomal protein S3 gives MGQKVNPIGLRLGINRNWESRWFPTKQSLPENIGEDYKIRAFLKKKLYYAGISQILIERTAKKLRVTVVAARPGIIIGKKGQDVENLKNEVSKLIGKEVNVNIKEERKAQASAQLAAENVAMQLEKRVAFRRAMKKVIQGAQKSGAKGIKISVAGRLGGAEMARTEWYLEGRVPLHTLRAKIDYGVAEAHTTYGNIGIKVWIFKGEVLQKGVQPEKTEEEAPKKTRRARRGK, from the coding sequence ATGGGACAAAAAGTAAATCCAATAGGTCTTAGACTAGGAATTAACCGCAACTGGGAATCTAGATGGTTTCCAACCAAACAAAGTCTTCCTGAAAATATCGGTGAAGATTATAAAATTCGTGCATTTTTAAAGAAAAAACTTTACTATGCAGGAATTAGCCAAATTCTAATCGAAAGAACGGCTAAAAAACTTCGTGTAACCGTAGTTGCAGCTCGTCCTGGTATCATCATCGGCAAAAAAGGTCAAGATGTTGAAAACCTAAAGAATGAAGTTAGCAAACTTATTGGCAAAGAAGTAAATGTAAATATTAAAGAAGAAAGAAAAGCTCAAGCTTCAGCTCAACTTGCTGCTGAAAATGTAGCTATGCAACTTGAAAAGCGTGTCGCATTTAGGCGTGCTATGAAAAAAGTTATCCAAGGTGCTCAAAAATCAGGTGCTAAAGGTATCAAAATTTCAGTTGCTGGTCGTTTAGGTGGCGCTGAGATGGCAAGAACCGAGTGGTATCTAGAAGGTCGCGTTCCGCTTCATACTCTTAGAGCAAAGATCGATTACGGTGTAGCTGAGGCTCATACGACTTATGGAAACATAGGTATTAAAGTATGGATTTTTAAAGGTGAGGTTCTTCAAAAAGGTGTTCAACCTGAGAAAACTGAAGAAGAAGCACCTAAGAAAACACGTAGAGCAAGAAGAGGTAAATAA
- the rplC gene encoding 50S ribosomal protein L3 — MEYIVEKIGMSRTIATKSTPVTLLKLVEAKVCEIDENKRAIVAYAHTKANNKAIAGQQKKYNLTAEFNKFATLEVANSEVGNLDFTPLNEAKILKVSFNSKGRGYQGVVKRHGFGGGPKSHGSRFHRRHGSIGNCEWPGRVQPGMKMAGHMGNEKVTVKNELISFDAQNGIVVVKGCVPGHNGAMGKIRIVK, encoded by the coding sequence ATGGAATATATTGTAGAAAAAATAGGCATGAGTAGAACGATTGCCACGAAGAGTACGCCAGTTACACTACTTAAGCTAGTTGAGGCTAAAGTATGTGAGATCGACGAAAACAAACGTGCTATCGTAGCGTATGCCCACACTAAAGCAAACAACAAAGCTATCGCTGGTCAGCAAAAAAAATACAATCTGACTGCAGAATTTAACAAATTTGCTACGCTTGAAGTAGCTAATAGCGAAGTTGGAAACCTAGACTTTACACCATTAAATGAGGCTAAAATTTTAAAAGTTAGCTTTAACTCAAAAGGTAGAGGCTACCAAGGTGTGGTAAAAAGACATGGTTTTGGTGGTGGTCCAAAAAGCCACGGCTCACGTTTCCACAGACGCCACGGTTCAATCGGTAACTGCGAATGGCCAGGTCGTGTTCAACCAGGTATGAAAATGGCAGGACACATGGGCAATGAGAAAGTTACTGTTAAAAACGAGCTAATAAGCTTTGACGCTCAAAATGGCATCGTAGTTGTAAAAGGTTGCGTTCCTGGTCACAATGGTGCAATGGGTAAAATAAGGATTGTAAAATGA
- the rpsQ gene encoding 30S ribosomal protein S17 yields the protein MALKREIQGVVLQKAGDKTATILVERRVMHPRYHKFVKRFKKYLVHDEKNETRAGDTVVAVECRPLSARKNFRLKAVLAKGVE from the coding sequence ATGGCATTAAAAAGAGAAATTCAAGGTGTTGTTTTACAAAAAGCTGGAGATAAAACAGCTACTATTTTGGTAGAAAGACGCGTTATGCACCCAAGATACCATAAATTTGTAAAACGCTTTAAAAAATATTTAGTTCATGATGAGAAAAATGAGACAAGAGCAGGCGATACAGTTGTTGCAGTTGAGTGCAGACCACTTTCAGCTCGCAAGAATTTTCGCTTAAAAGCTGTATTGGCAAAGGGAGTTGAGTAA
- a CDS encoding type Z 30S ribosomal protein S14, with the protein MAKKSMIAKAARKPKFAVRGYTRCQICGRPHSVYKDFGICRVCLRKMANEGLIPGLKKASW; encoded by the coding sequence ATGGCAAAGAAATCAATGATAGCAAAAGCTGCGCGCAAGCCAAAATTTGCGGTTCGCGGCTATACTAGATGCCAAATTTGCGGTCGTCCGCACTCTGTTTATAAAGATTTTGGAATTTGCCGTGTTTGCCTAAGAAAAATGGCTAACGAAGGCCTGATACCTGGTCTTAAAAAAGCAAGTTGGTAA
- the rpsS gene encoding 30S ribosomal protein S19, with protein MARSLKKGPFVDDHVMKKVIAAKNANDNKPIKTWSRRSTIVPEMIGLTFNVHNGKSFIPVYVTENHIGYKLGEFAPTRTFKGHKGSVQKKIGK; from the coding sequence ATGGCAAGATCACTCAAAAAAGGTCCTTTCGTAGATGATCATGTAATGAAAAAAGTTATTGCCGCAAAAAATGCAAACGATAACAAACCAATCAAAACTTGGTCAAGACGTAGCACGATTGTACCTGAAATGATTGGACTAACATTTAACGTTCATAATGGCAAGAGCTTTATTCCTGTATATGTTACAGAAAATCATATAGGCTATAAACTTGGCGAATTTGCTCCAACACGCACATTTAAGGGTCACAAAGGCTCAGTGCAAAAGAAAATCGGCAAGTAA
- the rplV gene encoding 50S ribosomal protein L22 has product MSKAIIKFVRLSPTKARLIAREVQGMNAELALASLQFMPNRGAKFIANAISSAVANGGFEPEEVVVTSCRVDAGPVLKRFRPRARGTASKIRKPTSHVMVEVSKPEKKEA; this is encoded by the coding sequence ATGAGTAAAGCAATTATAAAATTCGTAAGACTTTCTCCTACAAAAGCAAGACTTATAGCAAGAGAAGTTCAAGGTATGAATGCTGAGCTAGCGCTTGCAAGCTTGCAATTTATGCCAAATCGTGGTGCTAAATTTATAGCAAACGCTATTAGCTCAGCAGTAGCAAATGGCGGATTTGAGCCAGAAGAAGTTGTAGTAACTAGTTGCCGCGTTGACGCTGGTCCTGTATTAAAGAGATTTAGACCAAGAGCAAGAGGAACAGCGAGCAAAATTCGCAAACCTACTTCTCATGTAATGGTAGAAGTATCTAAACCTGAAAAGAAGGAAGCATAA
- the rpmC gene encoding 50S ribosomal protein L29, producing MKYTELKDKSVAELNALLKEKKVLLFTLRQKLKTMQLSNPNEISAVRKEIAQINTAISATRQGA from the coding sequence ATGAAATATACTGAGTTAAAAGATAAGAGCGTTGCAGAATTAAACGCGTTGCTAAAAGAGAAAAAGGTGCTTTTGTTTACTTTAAGACAAAAGCTAAAAACTATGCAGTTAAGCAACCCTAATGAGATTAGTGCTGTTCGTAAAGAGATAGCTCAGATCAACACTGCAATTAGTGCAACAAGACAAGGGGCGTAA
- the rplD gene encoding 50S ribosomal protein L4: MSKIHVLNDKFENSGELELPASYAEVNPHNLYLYVKSYLAGIRANTAHTKSRAFVSGGGKKPWRQKGRGGARAGSTRTNVWVGGAVAFGPTNEKNYFQKVNKKQKRLALEYALAVKAQDGKIFAVDSISIESGKTKDAANIIKNLKVKDALIVKDLLDDKTLLAFRNLANCYVVDANEVNAYLVSTFSSVIIEKAALKTITKEG; the protein is encoded by the coding sequence ATGAGTAAAATTCACGTATTAAACGATAAATTTGAAAATTCAGGCGAGTTAGAGCTTCCTGCAAGCTACGCTGAAGTAAATCCGCACAACCTATATCTTTATGTAAAATCTTACCTTGCTGGTATAAGAGCAAATACGGCTCATACTAAAAGCCGTGCTTTTGTAAGCGGTGGTGGTAAAAAACCATGGAGACAAAAAGGACGTGGTGGTGCAAGAGCGGGTTCAACTAGAACTAACGTTTGGGTAGGCGGTGCAGTTGCATTTGGTCCAACAAACGAGAAAAACTATTTTCAAAAAGTCAATAAAAAACAAAAAAGACTAGCTCTTGAGTACGCTTTGGCAGTAAAAGCACAAGATGGTAAAATTTTCGCAGTAGATAGCATCTCAATCGAGTCTGGAAAGACAAAAGATGCAGCTAATATCATCAAAAATTTAAAAGTAAAAGACGCGCTTATCGTTAAAGATTTACTAGACGATAAAACACTACTTGCTTTTAGAAATTTAGCAAACTGCTATGTAGTAGATGCAAATGAGGTAAATGCTTATCTTGTCTCTACATTTAGTTCGGTTATCATTGAAAAAGCTGCACTAAAAACTATAACAAAAGAGGGCTAA
- the rplP gene encoding 50S ribosomal protein L16, translating to MLMPKRTKFRKQMKGRNRGYATRGASLATGEFALKAVEAGRINSRQIEAARQALTRHVKRQAKIWIRVFPDKPLTKKPLQTRMGKGKAGVEEWVMNIKPGRIIFEMAGVSEELAREALTLALHKLPFKSKFVTRESENEIY from the coding sequence ATGTTGATGCCTAAAAGAACGAAATTTCGTAAGCAAATGAAAGGTCGCAACCGTGGTTATGCGACTCGTGGAGCATCTTTAGCAACTGGCGAATTTGCACTTAAGGCTGTTGAAGCTGGTAGAATAAATTCTCGCCAAATAGAAGCTGCTCGTCAAGCTCTAACTCGTCACGTAAAAAGACAGGCTAAAATTTGGATTAGGGTTTTCCCTGATAAGCCACTTACTAAAAAACCTCTACAAACTCGTATGGGTAAAGGTAAGGCTGGAGTTGAAGAGTGGGTTATGAATATCAAACCTGGTCGTATAATATTTGAGATGGCTGGTGTTAGCGAAGAGTTAGCTCGTGAAGCTCTAACTTTGGCTTTACACAAACTTCCTTTCAAATCAAAATTTGTAACGCGAGAGAGTGAAAATGAAATATACTGA
- the rplE gene encoding 50S ribosomal protein L5 codes for MSRLKDKFNETIKPALVKEFDIKNPMLIPALEKIVISVGAGDSAKDQKVLQNMADTISLIAGQKAVITDAKKSVAGFKVREGFPVGIKVTLRKEQMYAFLDKLISVALPRVKDFRGLPKNGFDGRGNYNFGLSEQLMFPEVEYDKILRTHGMNITIATTAKNDKEAFKLLELFGVPFAKGK; via the coding sequence ATGAGTAGATTAAAAGATAAATTTAACGAAACTATCAAGCCAGCTCTCGTAAAAGAATTTGACATCAAAAATCCAATGCTTATCCCTGCACTCGAGAAAATTGTGATCAGTGTAGGCGCTGGAGACTCTGCTAAAGATCAGAAAGTGCTTCAAAATATGGCTGATACCATTTCACTTATCGCTGGACAAAAAGCAGTTATCACTGATGCTAAAAAATCAGTTGCTGGCTTTAAAGTTCGCGAAGGTTTCCCTGTTGGTATCAAAGTAACTTTGAGAAAAGAGCAAATGTATGCTTTCTTAGATAAGCTAATCAGCGTTGCTCTCCCAAGAGTTAAAGACTTCCGTGGTCTTCCAAAAAATGGCTTTGATGGACGTGGAAACTATAACTTCGGTCTTAGTGAGCAGCTAATGTTTCCAGAGGTTGAGTATGATAAAATTTTACGAACTCATGGTATGAATATTACGATTGCTACTACGGCTAAAAATGATAAAGAGGCATTCAAATTGCTAGAGCTATTTGGTGTGCCGTTTGCAAAAGGAAAGTAA
- the rplX gene encoding 50S ribosomal protein L24, which translates to MANVKFKVKKGDTVKIIAGDDKGKTGKILTVLAKKGQVIVEGCKIAKKAIKPSEKTPNGGHVNKEMPIDISNVAKVEG; encoded by the coding sequence ATGGCTAATGTAAAATTTAAAGTCAAAAAAGGCGATACCGTTAAGATCATCGCTGGTGACGATAAAGGCAAAACTGGTAAAATTTTAACAGTTCTTGCAAAAAAAGGTCAGGTTATAGTTGAGGGATGCAAAATAGCTAAAAAAGCTATCAAACCAAGCGAAAAAACTCCAAATGGTGGTCACGTAAATAAAGAGATGCCAATTGACATATCAAACGTCGCGAAAGTTGAAGGATAA
- the rplN gene encoding 50S ribosomal protein L14, with protein sequence MIQSFTRLAVADNSGAKELMCIKVLGGSKRRYATLGDIIVCSVKKALPNGKIKKGQVVKAVVVRTKREVQRDNGSLIRFDENAAVILDSKKEPVGTRIFGPVGREVRYANFMKIVSLAPEVL encoded by the coding sequence ATGATTCAAAGTTTTACAAGACTTGCAGTTGCTGATAACAGCGGTGCAAAAGAATTAATGTGTATAAAAGTTCTTGGCGGCAGCAAAAGAAGATACGCTACACTTGGTGATATCATAGTTTGCTCTGTTAAAAAAGCTCTTCCAAATGGTAAGATCAAAAAAGGACAGGTTGTAAAAGCTGTTGTTGTAAGAACTAAAAGAGAGGTTCAAAGAGATAATGGTTCGCTAATCCGCTTTGACGAGAACGCAGCTGTTATACTTGATAGCAAAAAAGAGCCAGTCGGCACTCGTATTTTTGGACCAGTTGGACGTGAAGTTAGATATGCTAACTTTATGAAGATTGTTTCGCTAGCTCCGGAGGTTTTATAA